A stretch of DNA from Prochlorococcus marinus str. SB:
TTTTACCTGAAAATCAAATTACTTAGATAAGAAGAGGCAACTTTTTTAAAAAAAAGAAATAGTTATTGGGTATTCTTTATTTGATGTATTTATTTTTTGAAAATAAATTTAACCAACAAAAGAACTACATATCAGTATTAGCATCATAAAAATAGCTATTAACTGTGCTAACCCCATAAAGATATATCTCAAATCGAAATGGATTAATTTTAATAAAAATTCGTTAGGATATTTAAATAATCATATTTTGAAGGTAAATCATGATCAATTCATTAAATAAATTATCGCCAGTTAGCAAAAAAGTCAAAAAATATTTGCCATTCTTTATTGGATTTAAATTACTTACTTTTACTGGATTTCTTACCTATTTAATGAATCGCTAATTGATATAACATTAATAACAAAGCTTAACTAAATTAAGATCTAATGAATAAAAATGAACGAATTAAAAGTTTTAAGTCTATGTCAAGTTCGCAAAGAAAAGAATTGATATTAAAGAAGATGAAAGAGAAAGGTTTAGAGGTAGGAAGTGGAATTCCTAATAAAAAATATGATAGCAAAGAGGTTTATGAATTAATTCATATTGCGAATTGCTTCCCAGAATTAAGAGAGAGGGGGAATATCTAAGTTTCTTTAACTAAGTTATTTATTTTGGTTCTCTTATTGCAGCAATAATTAATCCAACTATCAATCCGAGATTAATAAATACTGCTCTTTGATCGAAAGGGAATACATGAAAAATTATTTTTGTTGGAATGAGAAATAGTAATAAAAAGATTGAACCGATTTTTTGGTTTTCTCCAAATATAAAAAATCCAGAACCTAATATAAGACATATAATTGCTCCTACTAGAAGACGATGAAATTGCTTCAGGGATGCCTGTTGAAGAAATATATTCAACTGTTCTTTCAAAATCATTTAATTTGCCTAGTATGCCTGAGATAAATATTGTTGAAATTGATACTCTTGAAAAAAAATCTAAAAAAGATTTGATACTTTTATTTTTCAAAAAAGAATTTTTCATAAACTAACTATAAGAAAAAAATTTTATGCGTTTGATAAATACTTAATTAGTCCGAAATACTTTTAAAGTTTTCTCAAAGAGGTTTAGCTAAATTAAAAGAAATCTTTTTAATAAATTTGAATCTTATAAAGGTAATTAATATAAATTCATGAATTGTCTTTTTATATTTATGAAATAATAAATCTAATTATCATATAAATGATTAAAAAATTTCTTTTAACTTCTTTTTTACTTTTAAGTTCCCTCATAACTATATATCCTTCAAAAAAAGAAAATACTAATTTTTTGGATTATTGTTATTCTTTAGAAAAAATAATTTCTAGAAATACAGTAGAAAAAAATAAGAATCTATCAAAGAATTTTATACTTTTAGCAAAAGATATTGCTCTATTTGGTACTAAAAAAACTAAAGGCACTTTAGCTAATAAGATAATTGATCAATATAAAAATTCCAAAAAATTATTCATTATTACTTTTATTCCAAACAAAATTTATTGTTTAGCAGGATATTGGATAGAGGAGGTAAGTCCAGGAAAATTTGAATCAATTTTCTATGAGAAAACCAAACAAAAAATAAATGAATATAAGAATACTAAAAAAGAAGTAGATGAATTTATAAAAGGAATTAATTTAGAATATAAATCTATAAAAAAAGAAATTAATGATTTTTTTTAGAAAATTAAAATCTTTTTTCTAATAGTTGTTTAATTGTTTTTTCATATTAGTTTGAAGTAAAATTTATTATTTTAACTTTCTTGTTCCACCGTAAGTATAAAAATTTTGTTTAGAAACATCATTCCAACATTCTTTACAACAAAAAATCCAGTCTTTATGGATTATCGATTTTACTCTGTAGTGAATTTTATCTTGCTGATGACATAAATCACATTTTTTCAATCATCTTTAAAATTGCTAAATCAATTTTAGAGAAAAATTAGTTTAATTTAAAATATTCACGAAAAAAATTTTATCGTGTCATTATAAAAAAGCACTCTTCACATCCTCAAGTAAAGCAGTGGTTTTGTTGAGTGCGATTATTTAATTGCCTGATAAAAATTTCTACTTTTTACTTTTTAAAGATATTGAGTAATTCTCATTTTTATATAAAATTTAATAGACAGTTTATTTATATTTAACAAAAAATTAATTACTCACTATACATCATAAATCAGAACTTTAAAAAGAAACTCGCGAATGATATTTAATTAATTTTATTATGTTCTTATTAATTTTAATACTATGAACATTTACCTATTCTGGATATTATTTTTAGCTCTATGGGCAATAGTTCCCTTAATGATTATTAAAGGGAGAGTAGACGAAGAGCCTAAGATTCAGACTTCGCCAAAAGTTAAAGCAAAGAAAAAAAGTTGGTTAAATTAAGTCAATCTAACAATCAATAAAAATAATCTGCAAGATAAATCTTGATAATCTAAATTAATTTCTCACTAATAAACTTCATTAAATAAAAGTGAAAGAATTAGAAAATATTTTTCTTTATTTGGTAGTGCTTGGGGGAAGAGCCAAGAAAGCAAATATTGAACTACATGATGTTAGATGGGTCGTTGGATCTAAAATTGAAGATACATATGATGCTTTAAGAAAGAATTGGTTTGGATCTCCAAAAGGTTTGCATATTGATAGCTATAAAAAAATAAAATATATAGATGGCTATAAGATTAATTTGATAAATTTTGAGAGTTATAAAATAGATGCAAAGCAATTAGTAAAAAAAAATAAGTCCAAAAAACATTTATGGTTTGTCAATATTGGAGGCTACAATCCAACTTCTATGCAAGAAAAACATGAGTTTGGATTGGTTGCAGCTTCAACTAAATTAGAGGCAAAAAATATAGCTAAATCTAAATGGCTTATTGGCTGTAAAAAGAAGCATAAAGATGATATTGCTTCTCTGGAAATTTTATTAAGTTGTGATGATTGTGAACTTATAAAAAAGATAGGTAATTGGCAAATAGAATTAACTCCAAATAATAATTTTATTGAAGAAAACAATTATCCTGATTGGTATGGTTACCAAAAAATAGATGGGACATAGAGATCCAAGAATCTTATACCTGAAAAAATACATATGCATATTAATTGCATATTAATTTTCTTAGAGTCTTAAAAAGAACTTGATTTTCTTAATAAATAAATTCCACCTGCTAATGAAATTAAGACAGGTAACCAAGCAGCAAAGATTGGATTTATTAAACCTTTCACTCCAAATGAACTGAATACAAATGACATTACATAGTAAATTAGTATAAGAATAACGCTCAATCCAAATCCCTGACTTTTAGATGATCTTAAATTAGATTTAGATCCTAAACTGCTACCTATTAAACCAAATACTAAACATGCACAAGGTAGGGTGAATTTTTCTTGAATACGAACTTGAATTCTTCTTATCTCTTTGATGTTTCCAGTTTTTCTGTATATAGTTTCTGCTTTTAAAGCCTGCTTCAGAGACATTTCATTTGCATCTTTAGGGACTTTTGCTAATTCCAAAGGACCTTCTACAAAAGGATATGTATATTCTTTAAATTGAATATTTGTAGTTTGCCCGCTTGGATCAATAGATAAAATACTGCCTTCGGAAAATATCCAAGAAGAGTTTTTTTTATCAAATCTACCTGTTTTTGCCTTTAAGATTTGTTGAAAATCTTGTCTAGAAAAATCTAATAAAGTAACTTTTTTCATTAAGTTTTTTTCATATCGTGAAGCATAGAATATATGCGTAAGGTAATTATTTCTTTTCGTTGTTTTTTGTGTTGAGGAATTTATCCTAGAGCCATATCTTGAAAACATAATATTACTTTTACCTTTTTCTAGGCTGAAAGAACCTCCCATTCCTCCTCTTAATGTTGCTTCGGCTAATTTATTACTTGCAGGGACTAAATTATCATTAAAGTAAAAAGTTAACCCAGTCATAAATATTGAAAGAGCAATGGCTGGAGAAATAATTCTTGAGGTTTTTATCCCCAAAGATTTCAAAGCTAACAATTCTGAATTGCTTGATAATTTCCCATAGGCTAATAATGTAGAAAGCAAAACTGCCATTGGGAATGACAAAACTAAAAAGCTAGGCAAACTAAAAAAAAGAACTTTTAAAGCTAAAAATAGAGGTAAACCAAATTCAACAATTT
This window harbors:
- a CDS encoding DUF1543 domain-containing protein, which codes for MKELENIFLYLVVLGGRAKKANIELHDVRWVVGSKIEDTYDALRKNWFGSPKGLHIDSYKKIKYIDGYKINLINFESYKIDAKQLVKKNKSKKHLWFVNIGGYNPTSMQEKHEFGLVAASTKLEAKNIAKSKWLIGCKKKHKDDIASLEILLSCDDCELIKKIGNWQIELTPNNNFIEENNYPDWYGYQKIDGT
- a CDS encoding LptF/LptG family permease is translated as MKLSNQLVIKKALNKIIAPWYSIPLIDRWLLGQIIPPMIFAISAFTVISLSVGVMFDLIRKIVEFGLPLFLALKVLFFSLPSFLVLSFPMAVLLSTLLAYGKLSSNSELLALKSLGIKTSRIISPAIALSIFMTGLTFYFNDNLVPASNKLAEATLRGGMGGSFSLEKGKSNIMFSRYGSRINSSTQKTTKRNNYLTHIFYASRYEKNLMKKVTLLDFSRQDFQQILKAKTGRFDKKNSSWIFSEGSILSIDPSGQTTNIQFKEYTYPFVEGPLELAKVPKDANEMSLKQALKAETIYRKTGNIKEIRRIQVRIQEKFTLPCACLVFGLIGSSLGSKSNLRSSKSQGFGLSVILILIYYVMSFVFSSFGVKGLINPIFAAWLPVLISLAGGIYLLRKSSSF